A stretch of Macadamia integrifolia cultivar HAES 741 chromosome 7, SCU_Mint_v3, whole genome shotgun sequence DNA encodes these proteins:
- the LOC122083835 gene encoding sterol carrier protein 2-like, with protein MSNQSQLNSAAILNQMKLQLATDAGKVISKKIGFVYQLNIAPKKIGTDEEIYIVNLKKGEVTKGPYEGKPDTIFSFKDADFVKIATGKMKPQVAFMRGAMKIKGSLSAAQKFHPDVFLKQSKL; from the exons ATGTCGAACCAAAGCCAACTAAATTCTGCGGCGATACTGAATCAGATGAAGCTCCAACTCGCCACCGACGCTGGTAAAGTGATCTCCAAGAAGATCGGCTTTGTCTATCAGCTCAACATCGCCCCCAAG AAAATTGGAACCGATGAGGAGATTTACATCGTTAACCTTAAGAAAGGAGAAGTTACTAAAG GTCCTTATGAAGGCAAGCCTGataccattttttccttcaaggATGCTGATTTTGTGAAGATTGCCACAGGGAAGATGAAACCTCAGGTGGCTTTCATGAG GGGAGCCATGAAGATTAAGGGTAGTCTGAGCGCTGCCCAGAAGTTCCATCCTGACGTTTTCCTAAAGCAGTCCAAGCTGTGA